Proteins encoded in a region of the Thunnus thynnus chromosome 8, fThuThy2.1, whole genome shotgun sequence genome:
- the mpl gene encoding thrombopoietin receptor, giving the protein MNFPCRWEILLSLWIQVVFVPGIHCEEGTVSHLSREDVLLFKDEQDPKCFTRTEEDFTCFFETQNNRTYDFFYKFDMTDERCDLSVQRTEERTFLHICSFPDSDVFLNVGMHLKVVEHNTNTSLYDRTVSVEDHLLLDPPFNVSLHQNDQAGQLQVAWHTKVSKYWEDKVQYKIRYSSKGLEEKTKECFLQGKEKCDGAVVTLVPGEEVEVQVAVKCANSEDAGHWSRWSHPVQAVAPQSADDISLLCYTSDLQNITCQWNGSRYSMQNEYKLSYKMSLSGALGWTEWAECLADRELTDLCSFHGDESRKVRVKLSNTPAPLSRTFFTQEFTLNKSIRTPPPAHLRGALKKDKLCLKWETPLLSLSGHLQYEVGYQIRGGEAWMMVSPKGPEPGTCLEVPTGSRYSVKVRAKPNGSIYSGHWSDWSDVLTGDTPIDRGTWLMVCIPVMMLITAVILISLFSTYLSKLKQYFWPPVPNLDKVLQGFLTEINRQKWDPPVTAKQCLDDTTASVVEIMYEDEVSELGKPLEESTQLLTPEGSCSSGGQLEGSIGTQPEVFPDYVTLNRDSVFLSPKGNKYVCEQVGEKRDPEVSGELLQTACHCSDGSVCVPPCLSIDFLNHSYLPLAELANKFDCNVTATRGPGNLYTNFPCS; this is encoded by the exons ATGAATTTTCCCTGCAGGTGGGAGATACTCCTTAGCTTGTGGAtacaagtggtctttgtgcctggGATACATTGCGAGGAAGGAACTGTCAGTCATCTTTCAAGGGAAG ATGTTTTGCTCTTTAAGGATGAGCAGGATCCTAAATGTTTCACCCGCACAGAAGAGGATTTCACCTGCTTTTTTGAGACCCAAAACAACAGGACTTATGATTTTTTCTACAAGTTTGACATGAC AGACGAAAGATGCGATCTGTCTGTCCAGAGAACAGAAGAGAGAACTTTCCTCCACATCTGCTCGTTTCCTGACTCAGATGTTTTCTTGAACGTCGGGATGCACCTTAAAGTGGTGGAGCACAACACCAACACCAGCCTCTACGATCGGACTGTCTCTGTGGAAGACCATT TGCTCTTGGATCCCCCCTTCAATGTGTCCTTGCATCAAAATGACCAAGCTGGACAGCTGCAGGTTGCATGGCACACAAAGGTGTCAAAATACTGGGAAGATAAGGTGCAGTACAAGATTCGATACTCTTCCAAGGGGCTGGAAGAGAAGACAAAAGAG TGCTTTCTACAAGGAAAAGAGAAGTGTGATGGTGCAGTGGTAACACTGGTACCAGGGGAGGAGGTTGAGGTCCAGGTCGCCGTCAAGTGTGCCAACAGTGAAGATGCAGGACACTGGAGCCGCTGGTCACACCCTGTGCAAGCTGTGGCTCCCCAAAGTGCAG ATGATATTTCACTATTGTGCTACACCTCTGACCTGCAAAACATCACCTGTCAGTGGAATGGTAGCAGATACAGCATGCAAAATGAGTACAAACTTTCCTACAAGATGAGTCTCAG TGGAGCTTTGGGCTGGACAGAATGGGCAGAGTGTCTGGCTGACAGGGAGTTGACTGACCTGTGCAGTTTCCATGGAGATGAATCCAGAAAAGTCAGGGTCAAGCTCAGCAACACACCAGCTCCACTCAGCAGAACCTTCTTTACTCAAGAGTTCACTCTTAACAAGAGCA tcaGAACACCCCCACCGGCTCATCTGAGAGGAGCGCTGAAGAAAGATAAGTTGTGCTTGAAATGGGAAactcctcttctgtctctgtcggGTCACCTACAGTATGAAGTCGGCTACCAAATTAGAGGGGGTGAAGCATGGATG ATGGTATCCCCAAAGGGTCCAGAGCCTGGCACGTGTCTAGAGGTTCCAACAGGTAGCCGGTACAGTGTTAAGGTCAGAGCTAAACCTAATGGATCCATTTACTCAGGCCACTGGAGTGACTGGTCAGATGTGCTCACTGGAGACACCCCTATTGATAGAG GCACTTGGCTCATGGTGTGTATCCCTGTCATGATGCTGATTACTGCTGTCATCCTCATCTCCTTGTTTTCCACGTACCTCAG CAAGCTCAAGCAGTATTTTTGGCCTCCAGTGCCCAACCTCGACAAAGTCCTACAAGGCTTTCTGACAGAGATCAACAGACAGAAATGG GATCCTCCAGTCACTGCAAAGCAGTGCTTAGACGACACCACTGCATCTGTGGTGGAGATCATGTATGAAGATGAGGTTTCAGAATTGGGGAAGCCATTAGAGGAATCCACCCAGCTCCTGACACCAGAGGGAAGCTGCTCCAGCGGAGGACAATTAGAGGGGAGCATCGGGACACAACCAGAAGTCTTTCCAGACTATGTGACCCTTAACAGAGACAGTGTCTTTCTTAGCCCAAAAGGAAACAAGTATGTCTGTGAGCAGGTTGGAGAGAAAAGAGACCCGGAGGTTAGCGGTGAGCTCCTTCAAACAGCATGTCACTGCAGTGATGGATCAGTCTGTGTCCCACCTTGCTTAAGCATTGATTTCCTTAACCATTCCTACTTGCCTCTGGCTGAGCTTGCAAACAAATTTGACTGTAACGTCACTGCTACAAGGGGGCCAGGCAACCTTTATACTAATTTCCCCTGTAGCTAA